One segment of Fusobacterium massiliense DNA contains the following:
- a CDS encoding mechanosensitive ion channel family protein, whose amino-acid sequence MNHSFFEKILLNLVEDLVDFLPILAGKLLAFLFLIFIWPKLTRLILRSIDRATSLKNSDPLLISFLKSLIKTFMYIALAFLLIGVVGIKATSLVTILGTAGVAVGLALQGSLSNLASGILILFFKQVSKGDVVSSLDKNIEGIVESIHILYTTIKQHNGPIIIVPNSQIANASIINYSRNPYRRLDLVYSASYDVPIDKVISVLQQVAENEEKIIKNNSDMPITISLTKQNASSLDYMFRAWVKKEDFLQATLDCNVSVKKLFDANNIEIPYNKMDLYIKSN is encoded by the coding sequence ATGAACCATAGTTTTTTTGAAAAAATATTACTAAATTTAGTGGAAGATTTAGTAGATTTTTTACCAATACTTGCCGGAAAACTTTTAGCTTTTTTATTTTTAATTTTTATTTGGCCAAAACTTACAAGACTTATTTTAAGAAGTATAGATAGGGCAACAAGTTTAAAAAATAGTGACCCTTTATTAATTTCATTTTTAAAATCACTTATAAAGACATTTATGTATATTGCTTTAGCTTTCTTACTCATAGGTGTTGTCGGAATAAAAGCTACTTCACTTGTAACTATTTTAGGAACTGCCGGAGTTGCTGTTGGTTTAGCATTACAAGGAAGTTTATCTAATCTTGCAAGTGGAATTTTAATCTTATTTTTTAAACAAGTATCAAAAGGAGATGTAGTTTCTAGTTTGGATAAAAATATTGAAGGTATTGTAGAAAGTATTCATATTCTATATACAACTATAAAGCAACACAACGGGCCAATAATAATAGTTCCAAATAGTCAAATTGCTAACGCTTCTATAATAAACTATTCAAGAAATCCATATAGAAGACTTGATTTAGTCTACTCTGCCTCATATGATGTCCCTATAGATAAAGTTATATCAGTTTTACAACAGGTTGCAGAGAATGAAGAAAAAATCATAAAAAATAATTCAGATATGCCAATTACTATTAGTCTTACAAAACAAAATGCTAGTTCTCTTGACTATATGTTTAGAGCGTGGGTAAAAAAAGAAGATTTTCTTCAAGCAACTTTAGATTGTAATGTTAGTGTAAAAAAACTATTTGATGCAAATAATATTGAAATTCCATACAACAAAATGGATCTTTATATAAAATCAAATTAA
- a CDS encoding aminoacyl-histidine dipeptidase — translation MKNEILNLKPERVFHYFLELSKIPRESGNERAVSDFLINTAKELNLEVYQDKTMNVVIRKKASAGYENSPGIIIQGHMDMVCEKEPTSAHDFKNDSLDLYIEDGFLKAKDTTLGADNGIAIAMGLAILEDNSLQHPNLELLATVEEETTMKGAMELEENILKGNLLINIDSEEEAWVTAGSAGGKAITLSFDSNKDKINKNDYDFFDISLKNLFGGHSGVEIDKNRLNAIKVLTEVLINLKKSSDFSLCFVNGGSKDNAIPRECFYTLAVSKNNTSAFLDEFNKKVTELTKKYIVQEPKILFEIKKSEVEYNEIFENNILDRLLATLSELPTGVNTWLKEYPTIVESSDNLAIIKIINDKINIIISLRSSNPEILNSLEDKIKNIAKKYALNSKSSSGYPEWRFRPDSHLRDTAIKTYETLFNEKMQVSVIHAGLECGAIAKHYPNLDMISIGPNIYDVHTPKEKMDISSVEKYYKYIIELLKNLK, via the coding sequence ATGAAAAATGAAATATTAAATTTAAAACCTGAAAGGGTTTTTCATTATTTTTTAGAATTATCTAAAATTCCTAGAGAATCTGGGAATGAAAGAGCAGTGAGTGATTTTTTAATTAATACTGCAAAAGAATTAAATTTAGAAGTTTATCAAGATAAGACTATGAATGTTGTTATTAGAAAAAAAGCAAGTGCAGGATATGAAAATTCTCCTGGAATAATAATTCAAGGACATATGGATATGGTTTGTGAAAAAGAACCAACATCTGCTCATGACTTTAAAAATGATTCTCTTGATTTATATATTGAAGATGGATTTTTAAAAGCAAAAGATACTACTTTAGGTGCCGACAATGGAATTGCTATTGCTATGGGACTTGCTATTTTAGAAGACAATAGTCTTCAACACCCAAATCTTGAATTATTAGCAACAGTTGAAGAAGAAACAACAATGAAAGGTGCTATGGAATTAGAAGAAAATATTTTAAAAGGTAATCTTCTTATAAATATAGACTCCGAAGAAGAAGCATGGGTTACAGCTGGTTCTGCTGGTGGAAAGGCTATTACTCTTTCTTTCGACTCAAATAAAGATAAAATTAACAAAAATGACTATGATTTTTTTGATATATCTTTAAAAAATCTATTTGGTGGACATTCAGGGGTTGAAATTGATAAAAATAGATTAAATGCTATAAAAGTTTTAACTGAAGTTTTAATCAATTTAAAAAAATCTTCTGATTTTTCTCTTTGTTTTGTAAATGGTGGTTCTAAAGACAATGCCATCCCAAGGGAATGTTTCTATACTTTAGCTGTAAGTAAAAATAATACATCTGCTTTTCTTGATGAGTTTAATAAAAAAGTTACTGAACTAACTAAAAAATACATTGTTCAAGAACCTAAAATTCTATTTGAAATAAAAAAATCTGAAGTTGAATACAATGAAATTTTTGAAAATAATATTTTAGATAGACTACTTGCAACTTTATCTGAATTACCAACTGGTGTAAACACTTGGTTAAAAGAATATCCTACTATTGTTGAAAGTTCTGATAATCTTGCCATAATAAAAATAATTAACGATAAAATAAACATAATAATTTCTTTAAGAAGTTCTAATCCAGAAATTCTTAATTCTTTGGAAGATAAAATAAAAAATATAGCTAAAAAATATGCTCTTAATTCAAAATCTAGTAGTGGATATCCTGAATGGAGATTTAGACCAGACTCTCACTTAAGAGATACAGCTATAAAAACTTATGAAACTCTTTTTAATGAAAAAATGCAAGTAAGTGTTATTCATGCCGGACTTGAGTGTGGAGCTATTGCAAAACACTATCCAAATTTAGATATGATATCTATTGGACCTAATATATATGATGTGCATACTCCAAAAGAAAAAATGGATATTTCTTCTGTTGAAAAATATTATAAATACATTATTGAGCTTTTAAAAAATTTAAAATAA
- the dnaN gene encoding DNA polymerase III subunit beta produces the protein MKFSINKEILIEIMGDYINILKENPIKPILAGLFIQAKDEKIIFKGTNLEIDLIRYTDGKIETEGQVLIKPALLLEYIKLVEETDINFQKEEGSLIVNHAEFSILDDSSYPELTETTPATILTTNTNKFANLLDKVKFITSISGTNDLLFSSIKMIFKDNFIELASTDSYRLIYLKDQIPNNEYKEVLVPAESVSIIHKIFKDLDEDFSLSATDEKLILTWKNSYFSCKLLSLSFPNFKALIESNNNDKKFEFNREELVSSLKKVISVTKNSNDSKNVATFNFRGNELLISGFSTSAKINQKVSMIKNGDDLKLGMNCKYIKDFIDNINNNIIIEAKNANSMLRITEESNPDYIYLVMPVNIRV, from the coding sequence ATGAAATTTTCTATAAACAAAGAAATCTTAATAGAGATTATGGGAGATTATATAAATATATTAAAAGAAAATCCCATTAAACCTATTTTGGCTGGGCTTTTTATACAAGCTAAAGATGAAAAAATTATCTTTAAAGGAACGAATTTAGAGATAGATTTAATAAGATATACAGATGGAAAAATAGAAACTGAAGGGCAAGTTTTAATAAAACCAGCCTTACTTTTAGAATATATAAAATTAGTCGAAGAAACTGATATAAATTTTCAAAAAGAAGAAGGTTCTTTAATAGTTAATCACGCTGAATTTTCAATTCTTGATGATAGTTCTTATCCTGAATTAACAGAAACTACTCCAGCTACTATTTTAACAACTAATACAAATAAATTTGCTAATCTATTAGATAAAGTAAAATTTATTACTAGCATTTCTGGTACTAACGATTTACTTTTTAGTTCTATCAAAATGATTTTTAAAGACAATTTTATAGAACTTGCTTCTACAGATTCATATAGATTGATCTATTTGAAAGATCAAATTCCTAATAATGAGTATAAAGAAGTTTTAGTACCCGCTGAAAGTGTAAGCATTATACATAAGATTTTTAAAGATTTAGATGAAGATTTCTCTCTTTCAGCAACTGATGAAAAATTAATTCTAACTTGGAAAAATTCTTATTTTAGTTGCAAACTATTATCATTGAGTTTTCCGAATTTTAAAGCACTTATAGAAAGTAATAATAATGATAAAAAGTTTGAATTTAATAGAGAAGAATTAGTTTCTTCATTGAAAAAAGTTATCTCTGTTACTAAAAATAGTAATGATTCAAAAAATGTTGCAACTTTTAATTTCAGAGGAAATGAATTATTAATTAGTGGTTTCTCTACTAGTGCTAAAATCAATCAAAAAGTCTCTATGATAAAAAACGGAGATGATTTAAAACTTGGAATGAATTGTAAATATATAAAAGATTTCATTGATAATATTAATAATAATATAATTATAGAAGCTAAAAATGCTAATTCAATGTTAAGAATTACAGAAGAAAGTAATCCAGACTATATTTACCTTGTTATGCCTGTAAATATAAGAGTGTAA
- the fusA gene encoding elongation factor G — protein sequence MKVFTTENIRNISLLGHRGSGKTSLVESLLFVKDYIKRKGNVEDGTTISDFDKEEVKRIFSINTSLIPIEYDEVKLNFLDTPGYFDFVGEVVSSLRVSASAVIVMDATAGVEVGTEKAWKLLEERKLPRIIFINKMDKGYVNYPKLLAELKEKFGKKIAPFCLPLGEKEEFKGFVNVVDMKGRIFNGKECVDTPLPKDIDVSEIRNLLFEAIAETDEVLMDKYFAGEEFSAEEITTGLHKGVVNGDIVPVIVGSAQQNIGIHTLLEFLKRYMPCPTELFSGERIGKDPETNKDKRVKIADETPFSAIVFKTLVDPFIGKISFFKVNSGIIKKEAEVFNPIKNKKERIAQVMTMQGNKQIEVEELHAGDIGATTKLQYTQTGDTICDKNFSVVFNQIKFPKPNIFSGVLPADKNDDEKLSTALQKVMEEDPTFIVKRNYETKQLLIGGQGEKHLYIILCKIKNKFGVHAELEDVIVSYRETILGKAEVEGRHKKQSGGAGQFGDVFIRFEHSDKDFEFVDEIKGGVVPKNYIPAVEKGLIEAKEKGVLAGYPVINLKATLYDGSYHPVDSNDLSFKLAAILAFKSGIEKAKPVLLEPVVKMEITIPEEYMGDVMGDLNKRRGRVLGMDHLESGEQMLYVEVPEAEILKYSIDLRALTQGRGQFEYEFVRYEEVPENISKKIIESRNK from the coding sequence ATGAAAGTTTTTACGACAGAAAATATTAGAAATATTTCTCTACTAGGACATAGAGGGTCTGGAAAGACAAGTCTTGTGGAATCTTTACTTTTTGTTAAAGATTACATAAAGAGAAAAGGAAATGTGGAAGACGGTACAACAATCTCTGATTTTGATAAAGAGGAAGTAAAAAGAATTTTTTCAATAAATACATCTTTAATTCCTATAGAATATGATGAAGTGAAACTTAATTTTTTGGATACTCCTGGATATTTTGATTTTGTAGGTGAAGTTGTTTCATCTTTAAGAGTTTCTGCTTCAGCAGTTATAGTAATGGATGCAACTGCTGGTGTTGAGGTTGGGACAGAAAAAGCATGGAAACTATTAGAAGAAAGAAAACTTCCTAGAATTATTTTTATTAATAAAATGGACAAAGGATATGTAAACTATCCTAAATTACTTGCTGAATTGAAAGAAAAATTCGGCAAAAAAATAGCTCCTTTTTGTTTGCCATTAGGTGAAAAAGAAGAATTTAAAGGTTTTGTAAATGTAGTTGACATGAAAGGTAGAATTTTTAATGGAAAAGAATGTGTCGATACTCCATTACCTAAAGATATAGATGTGAGTGAAATTAGAAATTTGTTGTTTGAGGCGATAGCTGAAACCGATGAAGTGTTAATGGATAAATATTTTGCTGGTGAAGAATTTAGTGCTGAAGAAATAACAACAGGTCTTCATAAAGGAGTTGTAAATGGGGATATAGTACCGGTTATTGTCGGTTCAGCTCAACAAAATATAGGAATACATACTCTTTTAGAATTTTTAAAAAGATATATGCCTTGTCCTACTGAATTATTTAGTGGAGAAAGAATAGGAAAAGATCCTGAAACTAATAAAGATAAAAGAGTAAAAATAGCAGATGAAACTCCGTTTTCAGCTATAGTATTTAAAACTTTGGTCGATCCATTTATAGGGAAAATTAGTTTCTTTAAAGTAAATTCTGGAATTATAAAAAAAGAAGCAGAGGTTTTTAATCCAATTAAAAATAAAAAAGAAAGAATAGCTCAAGTTATGACTATGCAAGGAAATAAACAAATAGAAGTTGAAGAATTGCATGCTGGTGATATTGGAGCTACAACAAAATTACAGTATACTCAAACTGGAGATACTATTTGTGACAAGAATTTTTCAGTAGTTTTTAATCAAATAAAATTTCCTAAACCAAATATTTTTTCGGGAGTTTTGCCTGCTGATAAAAATGATGATGAAAAACTAAGTACAGCACTACAAAAAGTTATGGAAGAAGACCCTACTTTTATAGTTAAAAGAAATTATGAAACTAAACAATTGTTGATAGGAGGACAAGGAGAAAAACACTTATATATAATTTTATGTAAAATAAAAAATAAATTTGGAGTTCATGCTGAACTTGAAGATGTTATAGTGTCTTACAGAGAAACTATTTTAGGAAAAGCTGAAGTAGAAGGAAGACATAAAAAACAATCTGGAGGAGCTGGTCAATTTGGAGATGTTTTTATAAGGTTTGAACATTCTGATAAAGATTTTGAATTTGTAGATGAGATAAAGGGAGGAGTAGTTCCTAAAAATTATATTCCAGCAGTGGAAAAAGGACTTATAGAAGCTAAAGAAAAGGGAGTTTTAGCTGGCTATCCTGTGATTAACCTTAAAGCCACTTTATATGATGGAAGTTATCATCCAGTTGACTCAAATGATTTGTCATTTAAATTGGCAGCAATATTGGCTTTTAAATCTGGAATAGAAAAAGCAAAACCAGTTTTATTAGAACCGGTTGTAAAAATGGAAATTACAATTCCAGAAGAATATATGGGAGATGTAATGGGAGATTTAAATAAGAGAAGAGGAAGAGTTTTAGGAATGGACCACTTAGAAAGTGGGGAACAAATGCTATATGTTGAAGTTCCTGAAGCTGAAATATTAAAATATTCAATAGATCTTAGAGCTTTAACTCAGGGTAGGGGTCAATTTGAATATGAATTTGTAAGATATGAAGAAGTTCCAGAAAATATTTCTAAAAAAATTATAGAATCTAGAAATAAATAA
- a CDS encoding extracellular solute-binding protein, translating to MKKFFLMILSTFLLISCGDSRDENTLYVYSWADYIPQFVYSDFEKETGIKVVEDIYSSNEEMYTKIKAGGEGYDIVMPSSDYYEIMMKEDMLVKLDKSKLENTNFIDSVYMDKLKEFDPNNDYGIPYMRGITCIAVNKKFVKDYPKDYTIYDREDLAGRMTLLDDMREVFVPALALNGYKQDADSTEAMEKAKATILNWKKNIAKFDSESYGKGFANGDFWVVQGYPDNIYRELSEADRENVDFIVPPGDQGYSSIDSFVILKDSKNIENALKFINYIHRPDVYAKISQAIEIPSINLEADKTITKKPLYDVSKTKDAQLLMNIGDKLNIQNKYWQEILIAN from the coding sequence ATGAAAAAATTTTTTCTGATGATTTTATCTACATTTTTACTAATTTCTTGTGGAGATAGTAGAGATGAAAATACACTTTATGTTTATAGTTGGGCTGATTATATTCCACAATTTGTTTATTCAGATTTTGAAAAAGAAACTGGTATTAAAGTTGTTGAAGATATCTATTCTTCTAACGAAGAAATGTATACAAAAATAAAAGCTGGTGGAGAAGGTTATGATATAGTAATGCCTTCTAGTGATTATTACGAAATCATGATGAAAGAAGATATGCTTGTAAAGTTAGATAAATCAAAACTTGAAAATACAAACTTTATAGATTCTGTTTATATGGATAAATTAAAAGAATTTGATCCTAATAATGATTATGGTATTCCTTATATGAGAGGAATTACTTGTATAGCTGTAAATAAAAAATTTGTTAAGGATTACCCAAAAGATTACACTATCTATGATAGAGAAGATCTTGCCGGTAGAATGACTTTACTTGATGATATGAGAGAGGTTTTTGTCCCTGCACTAGCTTTAAATGGATATAAACAAGATGCAGACTCTACTGAAGCGATGGAAAAAGCTAAAGCTACTATTTTAAATTGGAAAAAAAATATAGCTAAATTTGACTCTGAATCTTATGGTAAAGGTTTTGCAAATGGAGATTTTTGGGTTGTTCAAGGATACCCTGATAATATTTATAGAGAATTATCTGAAGCTGATAGAGAAAATGTAGATTTTATAGTCCCTCCTGGTGATCAAGGATACTCATCAATAGATTCTTTTGTCATATTAAAAGATTCAAAAAATATTGAAAATGCTTTAAAATTTATAAATTATATTCATAGACCTGATGTCTATGCTAAAATTTCACAAGCTATTGAAATTCCTAGTATCAATTTAGAAGCTGATAAAACAATTACTAAAAAACCTTTGTATGATGTTTCTAAAACTAAAGATGCTCAACTTTTAATGAATATTGGAGATAAGTTAAATATTCAAAACAAATATTGGCAAGAAATTTTAATAGCAAATTAG